A portion of the Halobacillus ihumii genome contains these proteins:
- a CDS encoding FAD-linked oxidase C-terminal domain-containing protein has protein sequence MDQLANIVGTDEILYKKADLLSYDCDGFAIEKALPKAVVFPKNTEEVAALVKYCSDHQIPFLARGAGTGLSGGAIPLNEEVIISLVKMKKLLSVDYENRQAVVQPGFVNLKLTNSISDKGYYYAPDPSSQYVCTIGGNVAENAGGAHCLKYGVTTNHILGLEVVLPNGEVIEISENGIPDTPGYDLLGLLTGSEGTLGIVTKIIVRILKNPQGKQTVLAYFDDVEDGSHAVSDIVSAGIVPAALEMMDKIAIEGVEAGAFPVGHPKDIEALLLIEVDGITTGIEEQIEEILQVCHVRNVREVKVAKSEEERGAWWANRKTGFGAMGAISPDYLVQDGVIPRSTLPEVLSNIAKISQEYGLRIANIFHAGDGNLHPLILFDARVPGETEKALKAGSACLKACADVGGSITGEHGVGIEKKEEMRFIFSDEELGAQTRIREVFNPENLLNQGKLFPTPSRCMDVKKIVQDTVAH, from the coding sequence ATTGATCAATTGGCGAACATCGTTGGAACAGACGAAATTCTTTATAAGAAGGCAGACCTTCTATCCTATGATTGTGATGGATTCGCTATTGAAAAAGCTCTTCCAAAGGCAGTCGTTTTTCCGAAAAATACCGAAGAGGTTGCTGCTTTGGTGAAATACTGTTCTGATCATCAGATTCCTTTTCTGGCTAGGGGGGCCGGAACGGGACTGAGCGGAGGAGCCATCCCCCTGAATGAAGAGGTGATCATCAGCTTGGTGAAGATGAAGAAGCTGCTCAGCGTTGATTATGAAAATCGGCAGGCTGTAGTACAGCCAGGATTTGTTAATTTAAAATTAACGAACTCTATTTCTGACAAAGGATATTACTATGCACCAGATCCCTCAAGTCAATATGTATGTACGATTGGAGGGAATGTCGCGGAAAATGCCGGGGGAGCACATTGCTTAAAGTATGGAGTCACAACGAATCATATATTGGGTCTTGAAGTCGTGCTTCCTAATGGGGAAGTCATAGAGATCAGCGAAAATGGAATACCTGATACACCGGGTTATGACTTATTAGGCTTATTGACAGGTTCTGAGGGAACACTTGGGATTGTTACGAAGATCATCGTTCGCATTTTGAAAAATCCACAGGGGAAACAAACGGTACTTGCCTACTTTGATGATGTGGAAGATGGAAGCCATGCTGTATCTGATATTGTCTCAGCAGGTATTGTTCCTGCTGCACTAGAAATGATGGATAAAATTGCAATTGAAGGTGTAGAAGCGGGAGCTTTTCCAGTAGGTCATCCTAAAGATATCGAAGCATTATTGCTGATAGAAGTGGATGGCATTACGACGGGTATTGAGGAGCAGATTGAAGAGATTTTACAAGTTTGTCATGTAAGAAATGTAAGAGAAGTAAAAGTGGCCAAAAGTGAGGAGGAGAGAGGAGCCTGGTGGGCCAACCGAAAAACGGGCTTTGGAGCGATGGGGGCGATATCACCAGACTATCTTGTGCAAGATGGAGTCATCCCGAGAAGTACGCTGCCTGAGGTATTAAGCAATATAGCAAAGATTAGCCAAGAATACGGTTTAAGAATTGCGAACATTTTTCATGCGGGTGATGGGAACCTCCATCCATTAATTTTATTTGATGCCAGGGTCCCCGGTGAAACTGAGAAGGCTTTGAAAGCAGGCTCAGCTTGTTTGAAAGCTTGCGCGGATGTTGGCGGTTCGATCACAGGGGAACATGGTGTAGGGATTGAGAAAAAAGAAGAGATGCGATTTATTTTTTCAGATGAGGAGCTTGGGGCCCAAACGAGAATTCGTGAAGTGTTCAACCCGGAGAATTTACTAAATCAAGGGAAATTGTTTCCGACGCCAAGTCGCTGTATGGATGTGAAAAAGATCGTACAAGACACAGTAGCTCATTAA
- a CDS encoding fumarylacetoacetate hydrolase family protein, which produces MKFARFRYNHSEHYGVVTEKGIKAVKGEIFNEWEFTEEIYSAEEVEWLAPVSPSKVIGIGANYVASKEELPDTIPDLPVFFFKPASSIAGPEQDVVIPNAIEEIKFESELAVVIGKEAKNLSKDQVLEHVFGYTIGNDVTAPQFFHEDGHWTLGKSFDTFTPLGPVVETELDPLKVRVKAEVNGEEKQNSLTEQMIVPLKEMIVYLSTVMTLHPGDVILTGSPLGAHFVKEGDVIECKVDEIGTLRNKTVNSQTLVSS; this is translated from the coding sequence ATGAAGTTTGCTAGATTTCGTTACAATCATTCAGAACATTATGGGGTGGTGACTGAGAAAGGAATTAAGGCCGTTAAAGGTGAAATTTTTAATGAGTGGGAATTCACTGAAGAAATCTATTCGGCTGAAGAGGTGGAATGGTTAGCGCCTGTGTCCCCAAGCAAAGTGATTGGGATAGGCGCGAATTATGTAGCCAGTAAGGAAGAGCTGCCTGATACAATTCCTGATCTTCCCGTATTCTTTTTTAAACCCGCTTCCTCCATCGCAGGACCAGAGCAGGATGTTGTGATTCCAAACGCTATCGAGGAAATAAAGTTTGAATCAGAACTAGCAGTTGTGATTGGCAAGGAGGCAAAGAATCTCTCAAAAGATCAAGTGCTTGAACATGTTTTTGGCTATACGATTGGTAATGATGTGACCGCACCGCAATTTTTCCATGAAGATGGTCATTGGACATTAGGAAAATCTTTTGACACCTTTACACCGCTTGGTCCGGTAGTTGAGACAGAACTGGATCCGTTAAAAGTAAGGGTGAAGGCTGAAGTTAATGGGGAGGAAAAGCAAAACAGCCTAACGGAACAGATGATTGTACCTTTGAAAGAGATGATTGTCTACTTATCCACTGTGATGACCTTACATCCCGGAGATGTGATTCTTACAGGAAGTCCACTTGGTGCACATTTTGTTAAGGAAGGAGATGTGATCGAATGTAAGGTAGATGAAATCGGCACGTTACGAAACAAGACGGTTAATTCACAAACATTAGTAAGTTCCTAA
- a CDS encoding L-lactate permease: MNTGVLALLSILPIVAVAVFLVGLKWPASKAMPISYLVAVVLALFVWQVPGAVVAAASINGLVVAATLLYIIFGAILLLNTLQESGGIKTIRQGFIGISPDRRIQVIIIAWLFGSFIEGSAGFGTPAAVAVPLLVGLGFPAMAAVVAGMVIQSTPVSFGAVGTPILVGVQSGLAADPGITSNFLALVTMIGGRVAIVHAIVGTLIPLFVVALMTRFFGKNKSFSEGLRVWKFALFAAFSMTIPYVIVANLLGPEFPSMIGGLVGLVIVVSAAKKGFLMPSKEEQWDFEDKSQWDPEWTGSIEIKDISHKSGRMSMARAWTPYVLIGLFLVITRLEALPFLELVKAWTISVPNIFGTDITASFQPLYSPGSVFVLVSLITFFIHQMNKSSYKRAWSHSAKTMIAASTALVFTVPMVQVFLNSDGGAAGYEGMPIELANGVAALAGDFWPLFAPLIGGVGAFIAGSNTVSNMMFSLFQFDVGAQIGVDASWIVALQAVGGAAGNMICVHNVVAASAVVGLVGKEGEIIRKTIIPFIYYVTMTGALGYTIVWTAEKGWFNLGTVIVSIIGILAIYIIATNRKRSDLLLMEKPFKSVK; encoded by the coding sequence ATGAACACAGGTGTCTTAGCATTATTATCGATCTTGCCGATAGTAGCTGTAGCGGTCTTTCTCGTGGGTCTTAAGTGGCCAGCCAGTAAGGCCATGCCGATTTCTTATCTTGTGGCTGTGGTTTTAGCACTGTTTGTGTGGCAGGTTCCTGGTGCTGTCGTAGCGGCAGCTTCCATTAATGGTTTAGTCGTGGCAGCAACGCTCCTTTATATTATCTTTGGTGCTATTTTATTATTAAATACTTTACAAGAGAGCGGCGGGATTAAAACCATTCGTCAAGGGTTTATCGGTATATCTCCTGACCGGCGAATTCAGGTGATCATCATAGCTTGGTTATTCGGATCGTTCATCGAAGGATCAGCGGGTTTTGGTACACCGGCAGCAGTGGCAGTTCCTTTGCTCGTCGGCCTCGGTTTTCCGGCAATGGCAGCTGTTGTGGCAGGAATGGTGATCCAAAGCACACCTGTCTCCTTTGGTGCCGTGGGAACGCCGATTCTAGTTGGAGTACAGTCCGGCCTGGCAGCAGACCCTGGAATTACGAGTAACTTTTTAGCGCTTGTTACGATGATTGGCGGCAGAGTAGCTATCGTTCATGCAATCGTCGGAACATTAATCCCGTTATTTGTAGTTGCACTCATGACAAGGTTCTTTGGGAAAAATAAATCGTTTAGTGAGGGTCTGAGAGTATGGAAATTTGCTTTATTTGCAGCTTTTTCTATGACGATTCCATACGTTATCGTGGCCAACCTTCTAGGACCTGAATTCCCATCCATGATTGGCGGGTTAGTTGGATTAGTTATCGTTGTTTCAGCTGCTAAAAAGGGATTCTTGATGCCTTCTAAAGAGGAGCAATGGGATTTTGAAGATAAATCTCAGTGGGATCCTGAATGGACGGGAAGTATTGAAATCAAGGATATCTCTCATAAAAGTGGGAGAATGTCGATGGCTCGAGCCTGGACTCCTTATGTTTTAATTGGATTGTTTTTAGTCATCACCAGATTGGAAGCGCTGCCATTTCTTGAATTAGTCAAAGCCTGGACCATTTCAGTGCCTAATATTTTTGGCACGGACATCACAGCAAGCTTCCAGCCTCTTTACTCACCAGGATCGGTATTTGTGCTCGTTTCACTGATTACATTTTTCATCCATCAAATGAATAAATCCAGTTATAAACGTGCATGGTCGCATTCCGCTAAAACCATGATTGCCGCTTCTACAGCGCTGGTTTTTACTGTTCCCATGGTGCAGGTTTTCCTAAATTCGGATGGAGGTGCTGCCGGGTATGAAGGCATGCCGATTGAGCTCGCTAATGGAGTCGCAGCTTTAGCGGGTGACTTCTGGCCATTGTTCGCTCCGCTTATCGGAGGAGTTGGAGCATTTATAGCGGGAAGTAATACCGTGAGTAACATGATGTTCTCACTTTTTCAATTTGATGTAGGAGCACAAATTGGTGTAGATGCTTCCTGGATTGTCGCTCTCCAGGCGGTAGGTGGTGCAGCGGGAAACATGATTTGTGTGCATAATGTTGTGGCAGCCTCTGCTGTTGTTGGTTTAGTAGGGAAAGAAGGAGAGATAATCAGGAAAACCATTATCCCATTTATCTACTATGTGACGATGACGGGAGCGCTCGGGTATACGATTGTATGGACAGCAGAAAAAGGCTGGTTTAATTTAGGAACTGTGATTGTTTCGATTATCGGCATTTTAGCTATCTATATTATCGCCACTAATCGAAAGCGAAGCGATCTGCTTCTTATGGAAAAACCATTTAAGTCAGTGAAGTAA
- a CDS encoding DUF420 domain-containing protein, which translates to MKTTTNQKNYTGIVVTLTLAINGLIALLFFMPKIEQFSHLDVTFLPLLNAVLNSFTFIFLLAALFMIKQRNIKAHKRFILAAFTTTFFFLLSYVTYHALADSTHFGADGFIMYVYYFILISHILLSIVIVPMALITLFRGLNRQDERHRKIARWTMPLWLYVSLTGVIVYLMISPYY; encoded by the coding sequence ATGAAAACCACAACTAATCAGAAAAATTATACAGGAATTGTCGTCACTCTTACCCTGGCTATTAATGGTTTAATCGCATTGCTTTTCTTTATGCCAAAGATTGAGCAATTCAGCCACCTGGATGTTACGTTTCTGCCCTTGTTAAATGCCGTGTTAAATAGCTTTACATTCATCTTTCTGCTTGCAGCGCTCTTTATGATTAAACAGCGCAATATTAAAGCACATAAACGATTTATTCTGGCGGCCTTTACGACAACTTTCTTCTTTTTGCTATCGTACGTCACCTACCATGCACTCGCTGACTCCACACATTTTGGAGCAGACGGTTTCATTATGTACGTGTACTACTTTATTTTAATTTCACACATTTTACTGTCTATCGTGATTGTTCCTATGGCTCTGATTACATTATTCCGCGGTCTCAACCGTCAGGATGAACGCCATAGAAAAATTGCACGCTGGACGATGCCGCTGTGGTTATATGTAAGCTTAACCGGTGTTATTGTCTATTTAATGATTTCCCCTTATTATTAA
- a CDS encoding phospholipase D-like domain-containing protein: MDLVITAGTTLLIGSISYGVYKFSQKEHTEHITLTPVEYVFTKSNKSPKQKVKEVIDHTKKTLDVAMFLLTETDFVTHITKATKRGVNVRVITDRTQASDLSKQTANIQKLIKAGVPVKVNTYDGNMHLKVMISDQNLVTTGSYNFTYSAENKNDEVLVVIRGKKIGEEWTNKFDSMWNDSSQYSPYSHDADEKYA, from the coding sequence ATGGACCTCGTCATTACTGCGGGAACAACTTTACTCATCGGTTCGATTTCTTATGGGGTCTATAAGTTTTCACAAAAAGAGCATACAGAACACATAACCCTCACCCCTGTGGAGTATGTGTTCACGAAATCAAATAAATCACCTAAGCAAAAAGTCAAAGAAGTAATTGATCACACAAAAAAAACATTAGATGTTGCTATGTTTTTATTAACGGAAACTGATTTTGTTACACATATTACTAAAGCCACCAAACGAGGCGTAAACGTTCGAGTAATTACGGATAGAACCCAAGCGAGTGATCTCTCCAAACAGACCGCAAATATTCAGAAGCTAATCAAGGCTGGTGTGCCTGTTAAGGTCAACACTTACGATGGGAATATGCATTTAAAAGTCATGATCTCAGATCAAAACCTCGTTACGACAGGTTCCTATAATTTCACGTATTCAGCTGAGAATAAAAATGATGAAGTACTTGTCGTCATTAGAGGTAAAAAGATCGGCGAAGAATGGACCAACAAGTTTGATTCAATGTGGAATGACAGCTCACAGTACAGTCCTTATTCACATGACGCCGATGAAAAATATGCTTAG
- a CDS encoding S66 peptidase family protein — MLLPKKLKSGDTIGVIAPASPPNLSNLQRSIHFLHQLGLHVRIAPHVRSEYGYLAGTDSQRLDDLHTMFADPSINGIICAGGGYGTSRIAPFIDYHLIKRNPKIFWGYSDITFLHTSIRQQTGLVTFHGPMLCSDVGKENFDPLSKAMFQQLFEPTRLIYSDAVSPLQIISHGEACGEIIGGNLSLLVNSIGSAYEIDTTNKLLLIEDVGEEPYRIDSFLSQLKLAGKLDQAAGIIVGDFSKATPKHPEDSLTLEQVFNDYFSSLKKPVISGFKIGHCLPHFAVPLGSKAALSSSSKSLEVNPGVQ, encoded by the coding sequence TTGTTACTTCCTAAAAAACTGAAATCTGGTGACACAATTGGTGTGATCGCCCCAGCTAGTCCACCAAACTTGTCGAATTTACAGCGTTCCATTCATTTTCTTCATCAACTGGGTTTGCACGTCAGAATCGCCCCTCACGTGAGAAGTGAGTATGGCTACTTGGCAGGTACCGATTCTCAAAGACTCGATGACCTACACACCATGTTTGCCGATCCTTCCATCAACGGCATCATTTGTGCCGGAGGTGGTTATGGCACGAGTCGAATAGCACCATTCATTGATTACCACCTTATTAAACGAAACCCAAAAATCTTCTGGGGCTACAGTGATATTACCTTTTTACATACTTCCATTCGCCAACAGACAGGGCTTGTCACCTTTCACGGCCCTATGCTTTGCTCCGATGTAGGCAAAGAAAACTTTGATCCCTTATCTAAAGCAATGTTTCAGCAGCTGTTTGAACCAACAAGATTAATCTATTCCGACGCTGTATCTCCTCTTCAAATTATCAGCCATGGAGAAGCTTGCGGTGAAATCATTGGCGGGAACTTATCCTTACTTGTAAATTCAATCGGGTCGGCGTACGAAATTGATACGACAAACAAACTGTTGCTCATAGAAGACGTTGGCGAAGAACCTTATCGTATCGACTCCTTCTTAAGCCAGCTAAAGCTTGCCGGGAAGTTAGACCAGGCAGCAGGAATTATTGTCGGAGATTTTAGCAAAGCCACACCGAAACACCCGGAAGATTCCTTAACACTCGAACAAGTTTTCAACGACTATTTTTCTTCACTTAAAAAACCTGTCATATCCGGATTTAAAATTGGCCATTGTCTGCCCCATTTCGCCGTTCCCCTAGGCAGTAAGGCTGCACTTTCAAGCTCATCAAAATCACTAGAGGTAAACCCAGGTGTACAATAG
- a CDS encoding M55 family metallopeptidase — translation MKLFMSVDMEGITGLPDSTFVDSNRHNYERGRIIMTEETNYVAGAAFDHETSEIVVNDSHSKMNNLLVERLHPDVQLITGDVKPYSMVQGLDHTYEGAIFLGYHARAGHRGVMSHSMTNRVRNFFIDDVAVGELGLNAYYAGYYGVPVLMVSGDDMAAQEAEKLIPNVVTAPVKETISRSAVKTLSPKRAGELLQRKTVEAIQSRDKIQPLVPPSHPTLRIEFTNYGQAEWANLMPRTELEPGTTIVSYKAKDIREAYQAMLVMTELADRTTFS, via the coding sequence ATGAAGCTTTTTATGTCTGTTGATATGGAAGGAATCACAGGTTTACCGGATTCCACTTTCGTTGACTCAAATCGTCATAATTATGAAAGAGGACGAATCATCATGACAGAGGAGACGAATTATGTCGCTGGAGCGGCTTTTGACCACGAAACTTCAGAAATAGTTGTAAATGACAGCCATTCTAAGATGAATAATCTGTTAGTCGAACGACTACATCCTGATGTACAACTGATTACTGGAGACGTTAAACCTTATTCAATGGTTCAGGGGCTGGACCACACGTATGAGGGAGCTATTTTCCTAGGATATCATGCGCGGGCGGGACACAGAGGTGTGATGTCACACTCGATGACGAACCGTGTTCGCAACTTCTTTATTGATGATGTTGCGGTTGGCGAACTGGGCTTAAACGCTTATTATGCAGGATATTATGGTGTGCCTGTGCTCATGGTTTCAGGAGACGACATGGCTGCCCAGGAAGCTGAGAAACTTATTCCAAACGTGGTTACCGCTCCCGTTAAAGAAACCATTTCACGTTCCGCTGTCAAAACATTATCACCAAAAAGAGCCGGGGAACTGCTGCAGCGTAAAACGGTCGAAGCCATTCAAAGCCGGGACAAAATCCAGCCGCTTGTGCCGCCTTCCCACCCAACACTTCGGATTGAATTTACCAATTACGGCCAAGCCGAGTGGGCGAATCTTATGCCCCGTACGGAACTAGAGCCAGGGACTACGATTGTTTCCTATAAAGCTAAAGATATCCGTGAAGCTTATCAAGCTATGTTAGTGATGACAGAACTCGCTGACCGGACCACATTCTCTTAA
- a CDS encoding phosphatase PAP2 family protein codes for MLFSGTKLSDLSRMSVLLIIAGFAAVGSAAFLFLEIAEDVVEKEKFAIDQAATNIVNTISSEQLSMIVGWITDIGSVTLITILSILLAVYLLFFSSFSAWVTVYFGVNMIGISLLTKGLKLLFERQRPDILAQYDGTGFSFPSGHTTGAVTFYGFVIYLVVISSLDKRWKWPINVALTIAILLVALSRVYLGVHFFTDIIAGLLLGLSWLAICIGALELTIWRQRRRQRKSVS; via the coding sequence TTGCTGTTTTCTGGTACTAAACTTTCCGATCTTTCAAGGATGTCGGTTTTATTAATTATTGCAGGGTTTGCTGCAGTCGGAAGTGCTGCTTTCCTATTTCTTGAAATAGCTGAGGATGTTGTCGAAAAAGAGAAGTTTGCCATTGATCAGGCGGCTACGAACATTGTCAACACGATTAGTTCTGAACAGCTTTCCATGATTGTGGGCTGGATTACTGATATAGGGTCTGTTACATTGATTACTATTTTATCAATCCTTTTGGCGGTGTACCTATTGTTTTTCTCATCATTTAGTGCATGGGTCACGGTTTACTTTGGTGTGAATATGATTGGGATCAGTTTATTGACCAAAGGTTTGAAGCTGTTGTTTGAAAGGCAGCGTCCCGATATTCTTGCACAATATGATGGTACAGGTTTTAGCTTCCCAAGCGGGCACACAACGGGGGCCGTAACCTTTTATGGGTTTGTCATCTATCTTGTGGTAATCAGTTCATTAGATAAAAGATGGAAATGGCCGATTAACGTGGCGTTGACGATCGCAATTTTGCTGGTTGCTCTCAGTCGTGTGTACTTGGGGGTGCACTTCTTTACAGATATTATTGCAGGTCTTTTGCTGGGGCTTTCATGGTTAGCCATTTGCATTGGCGCATTGGAGCTGACAATTTGGAGGCAGCGAAGGCGGCAAAGGAAATCGGTAAGTTAA
- a CDS encoding YqaE/Pmp3 family membrane protein: MLYILAILLPPVAVLFTGKPLKALLNLLLTIIFYVPGAVHAAVVVKGHYDSKK, encoded by the coding sequence ATGTTATATATTTTAGCAATTCTACTTCCACCTGTAGCGGTACTATTTACGGGGAAACCGTTAAAAGCGTTATTAAATTTACTCTTAACGATAATCTTTTATGTACCAGGTGCTGTACACGCAGCTGTGGTCGTTAAAGGACATTACGATAGTAAAAAATGA
- the queE gene encoding 7-carboxy-7-deazaguanine synthase QueE: MNKFPVLEIFGPTIQGEGMVVGRKTMFVRTAGCDYSCSWCDSAFTWDGSAKEEVQRLTAEEIVQQLKATGGDQFDHVTISGGNPALLKNLHELIEPLHEMNIEVALETQGSRWQDWFLTIDDLTISPKPPSSHMETNWNVLDDILQRLESNDRLVHTSLKVVIFNEEDLKYAEQVHQRYPAIPFFLQVGNDDLQETEPARLASDLLTKYEWLIDQVVASTTLNHVRVLPQVHALLWGNKRGV, translated from the coding sequence ATGAATAAATTCCCCGTCTTAGAAATCTTCGGACCTACCATCCAAGGAGAAGGGATGGTCGTTGGAAGAAAAACCATGTTTGTGCGAACAGCTGGATGTGACTATAGCTGTTCCTGGTGTGACTCAGCATTCACATGGGATGGCAGTGCCAAAGAAGAAGTACAACGTCTTACTGCTGAGGAGATTGTACAGCAGCTCAAAGCAACAGGCGGTGACCAATTTGACCATGTAACGATATCCGGGGGTAACCCTGCTCTCCTAAAAAATCTCCATGAATTGATTGAGCCGCTTCATGAGATGAATATAGAAGTTGCACTGGAAACCCAGGGCAGCCGCTGGCAGGATTGGTTCCTTACCATTGACGATTTGACGATCTCGCCCAAACCGCCAAGCTCGCACATGGAAACGAACTGGAATGTGTTAGATGATATTTTACAGCGGTTGGAATCAAACGATCGACTGGTGCACACAAGCCTTAAAGTGGTTATTTTTAACGAGGAAGATCTTAAGTACGCCGAGCAAGTCCATCAACGGTATCCTGCTATCCCCTTCTTCCTTCAAGTTGGGAATGATGATTTGCAGGAAACTGAACCTGCTCGTTTGGCCTCAGATCTTTTAACAAAATATGAATGGCTGATCGATCAAGTCGTTGCCTCGACGACTCTTAACCATGTGCGTGTGCTGCCGCAAGTACATGCCTTGCTTTGGGGTAACAAACGCGGCGTATAA
- the queD gene encoding 6-carboxytetrahydropterin synthase QueD: MQQYGFTIVENLQKIDEDIKRHELKYHSKRVLVSKEFTFDAAHHLHCYEGKCKNLHGHTYKVIFGISGYVDEIGIVMDFGDIRTIWKEQIEVHLDHRYLNDTLPQMNTTAENMVVWIYEKMGRALQDERNDLRVEFVQLYETPTSYAEVRREWMNHE; the protein is encoded by the coding sequence ATGCAGCAGTACGGATTTACCATCGTGGAAAACTTGCAGAAAATCGATGAAGATATTAAGCGTCACGAACTGAAATATCATAGCAAACGTGTCCTCGTCAGCAAAGAGTTTACCTTCGATGCAGCTCACCATTTGCATTGTTATGAAGGAAAGTGTAAAAACCTTCACGGTCATACGTATAAAGTTATTTTTGGCATTAGTGGATACGTGGATGAGATTGGGATTGTCATGGACTTTGGGGACATTAGAACGATCTGGAAAGAGCAAATTGAAGTTCACCTCGACCACCGTTATTTAAATGATACACTGCCGCAGATGAATACTACAGCAGAAAATATGGTCGTTTGGATTTATGAGAAAATGGGCCGCGCCTTGCAAGATGAACGGAATGACCTACGCGTGGAATTTGTGCAGCTTTATGAAACGCCAACAAGCTATGCCGAAGTGAGACGGGAGTGGATGAATCATGAATAA
- the queC gene encoding 7-cyano-7-deazaguanine synthase QueC — protein MDKNKAVVVFSGGQDSTTCFFWALEKYDEVEVVTFDYNQRHNQEIEVAKEIATDLKVKHHVLDMSLLSQLAPNALTRDDIEVKDGEDGELPSTFVPGRNLLFLSFAAILAKQIGAKHVITGVCETDFSGYPDCRDVFIKSLNVTLNLSMDDQFVVHTPLMWLDKAQTWELADQLGAFSYVREKTLTCYNGVRGDGCGECPACKLRQNGLDTYRKQREEVSS, from the coding sequence ATGGATAAAAATAAAGCTGTTGTTGTGTTTAGCGGAGGCCAGGACAGTACAACCTGTTTTTTCTGGGCTCTTGAAAAGTATGATGAAGTTGAAGTGGTGACCTTTGATTATAACCAGCGGCATAATCAGGAAATTGAAGTAGCTAAGGAAATCGCCACAGATTTGAAAGTGAAACATCATGTGCTCGATATGTCCTTGTTAAGTCAGTTGGCACCTAACGCTTTAACGAGGGATGACATCGAAGTAAAAGATGGTGAAGACGGCGAATTGCCATCGACATTCGTTCCAGGACGTAATTTATTGTTCTTATCGTTCGCGGCTATTTTGGCAAAACAAATTGGAGCAAAGCATGTCATTACTGGTGTGTGCGAAACCGATTTTAGCGGCTACCCTGATTGCCGGGATGTTTTTATCAAATCACTAAACGTTACATTGAATTTATCTATGGATGATCAGTTCGTCGTTCATACACCACTAATGTGGCTCGACAAAGCACAGACGTGGGAGCTTGCTGATCAGCTCGGAGCATTTTCTTATGTAAGAGAAAAAACGTTAACTTGTTATAACGGAGTTCGCGGAGACGGCTGCGGGGAATGCCCGGCATGTAAACTTAGACAAAACGGTCTCGACACTTACCGCAAGCAACGCGAAGAGGTGAGCAGCTAA
- a CDS encoding glycoside hydrolase family 20 zincin-like fold domain-containing protein codes for MLAKRKRLFFSMFALLITSFVMVSYVHAAENKEDDEIGINPKPQEVKKLGDGFPLTPVVGLVVGENTDEAAVREVKQALKEADVKRIVQKTANESAPNTPVTIWIGGPSENSATVEVLENSEVDGPREMQDEGYVIVSQNKDKKQIVLAGKDKAGTFYAAQTFEQIIKERQGRDWIPAVEIRDWPDMDIRGSIEGFYGISAERPLFQ; via the coding sequence TTGTTAGCGAAAAGAAAGCGATTGTTTTTCAGTATGTTCGCTCTGCTCATCACGTCATTTGTGATGGTGAGCTACGTACATGCGGCAGAAAACAAAGAAGATGATGAAATTGGGATTAATCCCAAACCGCAGGAAGTGAAAAAGCTGGGTGATGGTTTCCCTCTGACCCCTGTTGTAGGATTGGTTGTCGGGGAGAATACTGATGAAGCAGCTGTCCGTGAAGTGAAACAAGCTTTAAAAGAAGCGGATGTAAAACGAATTGTTCAGAAGACAGCTAATGAATCAGCGCCAAATACTCCTGTTACGATATGGATCGGGGGACCTTCTGAAAACTCAGCGACAGTTGAAGTGCTTGAGAATTCAGAAGTGGATGGTCCTAGAGAAATGCAGGATGAAGGCTATGTCATAGTGTCTCAGAATAAGGATAAGAAGCAAATTGTTCTTGCTGGAAAGGACAAGGCCGGAACGTTTTACGCGGCCCAGACGTTTGAACAGATCATAAAAGAGAGACAAGGACGGGATTGGATTCCAGCAGTAGAAATTCGTGATTGGCCTGACATGGATATCCGTGGTTCGATTGAAGGATTTTACGGGATATCGGCAGAACGCCCTTTATTTCAATGA